Proteins found in one Herbiconiux sp. A18JL235 genomic segment:
- a CDS encoding ABC transporter substrate-binding protein — translation MIRKTRTLGVIATLGAGALVLSGCATNDGGGAAESKVLNYESYWTEGEPTAEILKEAAADFEESTGVTVNIQWKGRDLPATLAPLLSSSNPDVDIVDMACPSVQANLDATGNAADLSSVLEATIPGEEMTVGESMSEAVVATGQEDGRTFCLPYEVLSDSDFWFNAARFPDLVESPPTTWDEFDAILAEQGKGALALDGTIGGYAAYYFINFAVSAGGKGAYLEAAGDETGQSFIDDPVYLEAAKKVQELVDSGAFADGYTESKFPAIQQKWANDESDFLLVGSWIPSEVAPYAAEGFEYSSFPFPALAEGDARAMTLDSIGFGVLEKAPNVENAKKFIEFFAQKKYQDEIGQIAVPVRSDASVADNLASVQKALNDSDVVKIAYEDGAAAAYPTWAQDVGDPFTQKLVLGELSAEEFITQIAEASKNFWANQ, via the coding sequence ATGATTCGGAAGACCCGTACCTTGGGCGTCATCGCGACCCTGGGCGCCGGAGCACTCGTGCTCTCAGGATGCGCCACGAACGACGGCGGGGGCGCCGCCGAGAGCAAGGTGCTGAACTACGAAAGCTACTGGACGGAAGGCGAGCCCACGGCCGAGATCCTCAAAGAGGCAGCGGCGGATTTCGAGGAGTCGACCGGCGTGACCGTGAACATCCAATGGAAGGGTCGTGATCTCCCTGCGACACTTGCGCCGCTGCTGTCGTCGTCGAACCCCGATGTCGACATCGTCGACATGGCGTGCCCCTCGGTGCAGGCCAACCTCGACGCCACCGGCAACGCCGCCGATCTCTCATCGGTGCTCGAGGCGACGATCCCCGGCGAGGAGATGACGGTCGGGGAGTCGATGAGCGAGGCGGTGGTGGCGACCGGTCAAGAAGACGGCAGAACATTCTGCCTCCCGTACGAAGTGCTCTCCGACTCCGACTTCTGGTTCAATGCGGCGCGCTTCCCCGATTTGGTGGAGAGCCCTCCGACCACGTGGGACGAGTTCGATGCGATCCTGGCGGAGCAGGGCAAGGGCGCCCTCGCCCTCGACGGCACGATCGGCGGGTACGCAGCGTACTACTTCATCAACTTCGCCGTGAGCGCGGGGGGCAAGGGCGCGTACCTCGAAGCGGCGGGAGACGAGACGGGCCAGAGCTTCATCGACGACCCCGTGTATCTCGAGGCCGCCAAGAAGGTGCAAGAGCTGGTCGACTCGGGCGCCTTCGCCGACGGCTACACGGAGAGCAAGTTCCCTGCCATCCAGCAGAAGTGGGCGAACGACGAATCCGACTTCCTCCTCGTGGGCTCCTGGATCCCCTCCGAGGTCGCCCCTTACGCGGCAGAAGGCTTCGAGTACTCCTCGTTCCCGTTCCCGGCGCTCGCCGAAGGCGATGCGCGTGCGATGACCCTCGACTCCATCGGTTTCGGTGTACTCGAGAAGGCTCCCAATGTCGAGAACGCCAAGAAGTTCATCGAGTTCTTCGCGCAGAAGAAGTATCAGGACGAGATCGGTCAGATCGCAGTTCCGGTGCGGTCGGATGCCTCGGTGGCCGATAACCTTGCCAGCGTGCAGAAGGCACTGAACGACAGCGACGTCGTGAAGATCGCCTACGAGGACGGCGCGGCCGCCGCCTACCCGACCTGGGCGCAAGACGTGGGAGATCCGTTCACGCAGAAGCTGGTGCTCGGTGAGCTGAGCGCCGAGGAGTTCATCACGCAGATCGCCGAGGCGTCGAAGAACTTCTGGGCCAACCAGTAG
- a CDS encoding SDR family NAD(P)-dependent oxidoreductase — protein MPEITPHLSGRTVLVTGAGGGAVGSGICDALDRAGARLVVNDVDADAARQAASRYDGAFAVEGDISTATDAARIVATAVERSGSIDALVNNAGVNFGTAAHLASEEVFDRLYAVDVKGLWLMSRSFAQHRIALGGGGSILNISSIHAARTQNGFALYAGAKAAVEGLTRGFAVELGRYRIRCNGLAPGAVLDEAKAHDYGVGDDPVGWVREHTRTRQVIDRAVLPVDIGEVAAFLVSDQAWAVAGQTITVDAGLGLLLYDRAFTGDV, from the coding sequence ATGCCCGAGATCACCCCCCACCTGTCGGGTCGCACGGTGCTCGTCACCGGTGCCGGCGGCGGAGCCGTCGGGTCGGGAATCTGCGACGCGCTCGACCGCGCGGGCGCACGCCTCGTCGTGAACGACGTCGATGCCGACGCCGCACGTCAGGCGGCCAGCCGATACGACGGTGCCTTCGCCGTCGAGGGCGACATCTCGACCGCCACTGATGCGGCGCGCATCGTGGCGACAGCCGTGGAGCGGTCCGGTTCGATCGACGCACTCGTCAACAACGCGGGCGTCAACTTCGGCACCGCCGCGCACTTGGCGTCGGAAGAGGTGTTCGACCGGCTCTACGCGGTCGACGTGAAGGGGCTGTGGCTGATGAGCCGGAGCTTCGCCCAGCACCGCATCGCCCTCGGTGGCGGAGGCAGCATCCTCAACATCTCCTCGATCCATGCAGCCCGCACCCAGAACGGGTTCGCGCTCTACGCCGGCGCCAAGGCCGCTGTCGAAGGCCTCACCCGGGGTTTCGCCGTCGAGCTCGGCCGGTATCGCATCCGATGCAACGGTCTCGCACCGGGGGCGGTGCTCGACGAGGCGAAGGCGCACGACTACGGGGTCGGTGACGATCCCGTCGGTTGGGTGCGCGAACACACTCGTACCCGCCAGGTCATCGATCGGGCCGTTCTGCCCGTCGACATCGGCGAGGTCGCCGCCTTCCTCGTCTCCGACCAGGCGTGGGCTGTGGCCGGGCAGACCATCACCGTCGATGCCGGCCTGGGGCTTCTGCTCTACGACCGCGCCTTCACCGGCGACGTCTAG
- a CDS encoding pyruvate dehydrogenase gives MTDAPISPVDTSDDAALARIEQRLLWLSTSMIHHANRVRPNVSGVKVGGHQASSASMATIMTELWFEQLRPDDRVSVKPHASPMLHSIGFLLGELDDRQMTTLREFGGIQSYPSRAKDPDTVDYSTGSVGIGATAPIWGAISRRYSATLSGSTTSGRQYSLVGDAELDEGAVWEALLDPQVADLGEVVWIVDLNRQSLDRVVPNIASEKLQRMFEAAGWQVLTVPFGRRLEELFTRPGGAALRRRILDMPNPEYQRLLRCPASELRLRLPGGTDDAPDIGALLDELGDDELLATVRNLGGHDIAALRRAFAAIDDTRPTAIIAYTIKGHGLPVEGHPQNHSSLLTHEQYAELAARCGTDVSTPWVRFDAGSAEGRLCAATAARLRREPVVATAVPAVPTDFGRTPTTVGTTQAALGRVLLDLTRAAPEVARRVVTASPDVSSSTNLAGWLNKVGVWSTRDDRRNWFDDDPETIMHWRERSSGQHIELGIAEVNLVSLLGELGATWERWGQPLFPIGVLYDPFVERALEPWSYGMYAGGQSILIGTPSGVSLAAEGGAHQSIKTPSIGIEQPGCVSYEPAFALEVEWTLLAAMGQMARPGGHSAYLRLSTKPVEQSLAGMPADPAARERRRRQVVAGGYRLRTARAHPAATLVAMGAMVPDALTAADRLVALGHDVDVVCVTSPGLLFEAVQARGGTGDGESWILDQVLPGDRAAPMVTVLDGHPHALSFLAGVNAVPARHLGVSRFGQAGDLADVYRYHGIDAESMIRAALDLIG, from the coding sequence ATCACCGATGCCCCCATTTCCCCTGTCGACACCTCTGACGACGCGGCCCTGGCCCGCATCGAGCAGCGCCTGCTCTGGCTCTCGACCTCGATGATCCATCATGCCAATCGCGTGCGACCGAACGTCTCGGGCGTCAAGGTGGGCGGGCACCAGGCCTCCAGCGCTTCGATGGCGACCATCATGACCGAGCTCTGGTTCGAGCAGCTCCGCCCCGACGACCGGGTGTCGGTGAAACCCCATGCCTCGCCGATGCTGCATTCCATCGGTTTCCTGCTCGGAGAACTCGACGACCGGCAGATGACCACTCTTCGCGAGTTCGGCGGCATTCAAAGCTACCCGAGCCGCGCCAAGGATCCCGACACCGTCGACTACTCCACCGGATCGGTCGGCATCGGCGCGACCGCACCCATCTGGGGTGCGATCTCCCGCCGCTACTCGGCGACCCTGTCCGGCTCCACCACATCGGGTCGTCAGTACTCCCTGGTGGGCGACGCCGAGCTCGACGAGGGTGCGGTGTGGGAGGCCCTGCTCGACCCGCAGGTCGCCGACCTCGGTGAAGTCGTCTGGATCGTCGACCTCAACCGGCAGTCACTCGACCGCGTCGTGCCCAACATCGCCAGCGAGAAGCTGCAGCGCATGTTCGAGGCCGCCGGCTGGCAGGTGCTCACCGTGCCCTTCGGTCGACGGCTCGAGGAGCTCTTCACCCGCCCCGGGGGCGCGGCGTTGCGCCGCCGTATCCTCGACATGCCCAATCCGGAGTACCAGCGGCTGCTGCGCTGCCCCGCCTCCGAGCTGCGGCTCCGGCTGCCCGGCGGCACTGACGATGCGCCCGACATCGGCGCGCTGCTCGACGAGCTCGGCGACGATGAGCTGCTCGCCACCGTCCGCAACCTGGGAGGTCACGACATCGCTGCGCTTCGCCGAGCCTTCGCTGCGATCGACGACACCCGGCCGACGGCGATCATCGCCTACACCATCAAGGGTCACGGTCTCCCCGTGGAAGGGCACCCCCAGAACCATTCCTCCTTGCTGACGCACGAGCAGTACGCCGAACTCGCCGCGCGCTGTGGAACCGATGTCTCGACGCCCTGGGTGCGCTTCGATGCCGGATCGGCAGAGGGTCGCCTGTGTGCGGCGACGGCTGCGCGTCTGCGGCGGGAACCCGTCGTCGCGACAGCCGTGCCTGCCGTACCCACCGACTTCGGCCGCACGCCCACCACCGTCGGCACCACCCAAGCGGCGCTCGGGCGCGTGCTGCTCGACCTCACGCGTGCGGCACCGGAGGTGGCTCGGCGCGTCGTGACAGCCAGCCCTGACGTGAGCTCCAGCACCAACCTCGCCGGGTGGCTGAACAAAGTCGGGGTCTGGTCCACCCGCGACGATCGCCGCAACTGGTTCGACGACGATCCCGAGACCATCATGCACTGGCGGGAGAGGTCGAGCGGACAGCACATCGAGCTCGGTATCGCCGAGGTGAACCTGGTGAGTCTGCTGGGCGAGCTCGGCGCCACCTGGGAGCGTTGGGGGCAACCGCTGTTCCCGATCGGCGTGCTCTACGACCCGTTCGTCGAACGCGCTCTCGAACCGTGGTCGTACGGCATGTATGCAGGTGGGCAGTCGATCCTCATCGGCACACCCTCCGGGGTCTCACTCGCAGCCGAGGGCGGAGCCCACCAGTCGATCAAGACCCCGTCGATCGGCATCGAGCAGCCCGGTTGCGTCAGCTACGAGCCGGCCTTCGCCCTCGAGGTCGAATGGACCCTGCTCGCGGCGATGGGGCAGATGGCGCGGCCGGGGGGCCACTCCGCCTACTTGCGTCTGTCGACCAAGCCGGTGGAGCAGTCGCTCGCGGGGATGCCGGCCGACCCGGCTGCCCGGGAGCGTCGTCGCCGCCAGGTGGTCGCGGGCGGCTACCGCCTGCGTACTGCTCGAGCGCATCCGGCGGCGACCCTCGTCGCGATGGGCGCGATGGTTCCGGATGCGCTCACCGCCGCCGACCGTCTCGTGGCGCTCGGCCACGACGTCGACGTGGTGTGCGTCACGAGCCCTGGACTGCTCTTCGAGGCCGTGCAGGCACGTGGAGGAACCGGCGACGGTGAGAGCTGGATCCTCGACCAGGTGCTGCCGGGCGACCGGGCGGCGCCGATGGTCACGGTGCTCGACGGGCATCCCCATGCGCTCTCGTTCTTGGCGGGAGTGAACGCCGTTCCGGCCCGCCACCTCGGGGTGAGCCGCTTCGGGCAAGCAGGGGACCTCGCCGACGTGTACCGCTACCACGGCATCGACGCCGAGAGCATGATCAGAGCGGCGCTCGACCTCATCGGGTGA
- a CDS encoding amidohydrolase family protein: MTPTSPSASPPAHSSLPFEGYVIAGATVVDGSGRPSHCADVRVRAGRIAAVGRVDRSESDHVLDASGLVLSPGFIDTHAHDDTAALHQHGLRPKRQQGVTTVVTGNCGIGIAPGSPELDARLSADLKAVLGFPAPPRLPSFSSFVDALDAAPLQCNVRPLVAHAALRYLAALPDQREPADAGGRQRLAALLDDALDQGAAGMSTGLVYEPCSAADPEELVTLAARLAARGAVFAVHVRDEGARLLPSLREVIDVARRSACRLHISHLKATGRGSVDRMERALDLIDTERAAGVDITFDVYPYAAGSTALLPALRADENRGEPRSTVQLTSVPGEPELSGRWLSDVAEERGLTLEQTAAMILDRSPSTSAIIHMMHPESVKLALAHEACFIGSDGLPSPDGLTHPRQYGTFPRVLERYCGTDGLTLERVISRMTALPSERFSVPGRGRIEPGLAADLVLFDPLLLGETGTYELPAQRPRGMSAVLVAGRADDDGTFGQGQVL, encoded by the coding sequence GTGACCCCGACGTCTCCGAGCGCCTCCCCACCGGCGCACAGCAGTCTGCCCTTCGAGGGATACGTCATCGCCGGCGCGACAGTCGTCGACGGATCGGGGCGGCCGTCTCACTGCGCCGACGTGCGCGTGCGGGCCGGGCGCATCGCAGCAGTCGGACGGGTCGACCGCTCCGAGTCGGACCACGTCCTCGATGCCTCCGGGCTGGTGCTCTCTCCCGGATTCATCGACACCCACGCCCACGACGACACCGCCGCGCTGCACCAGCACGGGCTCCGGCCCAAACGCCAGCAGGGGGTCACCACCGTGGTCACCGGCAACTGCGGCATCGGCATCGCGCCCGGCAGCCCCGAGCTCGACGCCAGACTCTCCGCCGATCTCAAGGCTGTGCTGGGATTCCCTGCCCCGCCCCGGCTGCCGAGCTTCTCCTCCTTCGTCGATGCGCTCGACGCCGCCCCGCTGCAGTGCAACGTGCGACCGCTCGTCGCTCATGCAGCGCTGCGCTACCTCGCTGCACTGCCTGATCAGCGTGAACCTGCCGATGCCGGCGGGCGTCAGCGCCTTGCCGCACTCCTCGACGACGCGCTCGACCAGGGCGCGGCGGGAATGTCGACCGGTCTCGTCTACGAGCCGTGCAGCGCAGCGGACCCCGAAGAACTCGTCACGTTGGCCGCACGTCTAGCCGCACGTGGTGCGGTGTTCGCGGTGCACGTGCGCGACGAGGGCGCGCGACTGCTCCCCAGCCTCCGCGAGGTCATCGACGTCGCGCGCCGCAGCGCCTGCCGGCTGCACATCAGTCACCTGAAGGCGACGGGCCGTGGGAGCGTCGACCGGATGGAACGGGCGCTCGATCTCATCGATACGGAGCGCGCAGCCGGGGTCGACATCACCTTCGACGTGTACCCCTACGCGGCCGGGTCGACGGCCCTGCTACCGGCACTCCGGGCCGACGAGAACCGCGGCGAGCCGAGGAGCACCGTGCAGCTCACCTCGGTTCCTGGCGAACCCGAGCTCTCCGGGCGCTGGCTGAGCGATGTGGCCGAGGAGCGCGGACTGACCCTCGAGCAGACCGCCGCCATGATCCTCGACCGCTCGCCGTCGACTTCTGCGATCATCCACATGATGCACCCCGAATCGGTGAAGCTCGCCCTGGCGCACGAGGCCTGCTTCATCGGCAGCGACGGCCTGCCCTCCCCTGACGGACTGACCCATCCGCGCCAGTACGGCACCTTCCCCCGAGTGCTCGAGCGTTACTGCGGCACCGACGGTCTCACTCTGGAGCGCGTGATCAGCCGCATGACCGCCCTGCCGTCCGAGCGGTTCTCCGTGCCCGGGCGAGGAAGGATCGAGCCCGGCCTCGCCGCCGATCTCGTGCTGTTCGATCCGCTGCTCCTCGGCGAGACGGGCACCTATGAGCTGCCCGCGCAACGGCCGCGTGGAATGTCCGCCGTGTTGGTCGCCGGGCGGGCGGACGACGACGGGACCTTCGGCCAGGGCCAGGTGCTCTGA
- a CDS encoding mandelate racemase/muconate lactonizing enzyme family protein, with protein sequence MKIREIRIAGLRGATPRGGWTMELRPDSSLHTLVSVHTDDGRVGLGSVFTHEALVRGAIEVLSELIVGREFTSPPAMTEELHQHTFWMGRGGSITHAISGINIALWDLAGQAWNAPVSRLIGGDYRDRVRPYASLLMDEPGLMRDNLLALSAQGFTAFKIGWGRFGRDDSGTDELLVRTAREAIGPGALLAVDAGGSDGYWHNGVRWALDTARMLADHDVAWFEEALNPDDIDGFVRLSDASPVPISGGETLTRRQTFSPYVDRGAFDIVQPDVTKVGGIDELMAVGRRSEDAGVKLVPHGWNTAVGLAADLHIAAALRFTDLVEYCTGSAYIDDLTVGGWTLDSDGQLAVPSAAGLGVEWDADALEQYTGGVDLLTP encoded by the coding sequence ATGAAGATTCGCGAGATCCGTATCGCCGGCCTACGCGGGGCGACCCCGCGCGGCGGGTGGACGATGGAATTGCGGCCCGACTCCTCGCTGCACACACTCGTCTCGGTGCACACGGACGACGGGCGGGTGGGGCTCGGCAGCGTCTTCACCCACGAAGCGCTGGTGCGCGGCGCCATCGAGGTGCTCAGCGAGCTCATCGTCGGGCGGGAGTTCACCTCACCCCCGGCGATGACCGAGGAACTGCACCAGCACACCTTCTGGATGGGCCGCGGCGGGTCGATCACCCACGCCATCAGTGGGATCAACATCGCCCTCTGGGATCTCGCGGGCCAGGCCTGGAACGCTCCCGTCTCGCGATTGATCGGCGGCGACTACCGCGACCGGGTGCGTCCCTACGCCTCGCTCTTGATGGACGAGCCCGGCCTCATGCGCGACAACCTGCTCGCTCTGTCGGCCCAGGGGTTCACCGCCTTCAAGATCGGTTGGGGGCGCTTCGGGCGCGACGACTCGGGCACCGACGAGCTCCTCGTGCGCACGGCGCGAGAGGCGATCGGCCCCGGCGCGCTCCTCGCGGTCGACGCCGGCGGGAGCGACGGATACTGGCACAACGGCGTGCGGTGGGCCCTCGACACGGCCCGCATGCTCGCCGATCACGATGTCGCCTGGTTCGAGGAGGCTCTGAATCCCGATGACATCGACGGGTTCGTGCGTCTCTCCGACGCCTCACCCGTGCCCATCAGCGGCGGGGAGACCCTCACCCGTCGTCAAACCTTCAGCCCCTACGTCGATCGCGGCGCCTTCGACATCGTGCAGCCCGATGTCACCAAGGTGGGCGGAATCGACGAGTTGATGGCCGTCGGGCGTCGCTCCGAAGACGCCGGGGTGAAGCTCGTGCCGCACGGCTGGAACACCGCGGTCGGGCTCGCTGCCGACCTGCACATCGCCGCGGCGCTGCGGTTCACCGACCTCGTCGAGTACTGCACGGGGTCGGCCTACATCGACGACCTCACCGTGGGCGGCTGGACCCTCGACAGCGACGGGCAGCTCGCCGTGCCCTCGGCTGCGGGACTCGGCGTCGAATGGGACGCCGACGCGCTGGAGCAGTACACCGGCGGTGTCGACCTGCTGACCCCGTGA
- a CDS encoding alanine racemase, translated as MPDHPTQATRVSQLLEATGSHPTPLLVVREQTLRSNIDRMQSLAEARGVRLRPHLKTHKSTFVAGLQRDRGASAVTVATLGEAEVFAAAGHRDILAAFAPVDHAKSARYERLATAARLTFCVDHVEGVARVAELARTTGVEIGFYWELDTGSSRSGTHPDRTWDAVRAAIESHPAARFAGLMSFGGHLYAAESPDAAAAAARRDARTIGAVFELATTDGFTPPAVSVGATPAADALISDQRVTELRAGNYVYNDATQVALGSVSESECALFVVGTVTGRPAPGRALIDAGSKAIPKEIMSSLTTGFGIVVGHPELVITRLYEEVGVIEGPASAIDALGVGERVAVIPNHSCSASVLYPEFVLVAQDGTTRAVAIDARDH; from the coding sequence ATGCCCGACCATCCGACTCAGGCGACCCGGGTCTCTCAGCTGCTCGAGGCGACGGGGTCTCATCCCACCCCTCTCCTGGTGGTGCGGGAACAGACCTTGCGCTCGAACATCGATCGGATGCAGTCACTCGCCGAGGCGCGAGGCGTGCGGCTCAGGCCTCACCTGAAGACCCACAAGTCGACCTTCGTCGCGGGACTCCAGCGCGACCGGGGGGCGTCGGCGGTGACGGTCGCGACACTGGGTGAGGCGGAGGTGTTCGCCGCAGCGGGCCACCGAGACATCCTTGCGGCCTTCGCGCCCGTCGACCACGCGAAGAGCGCACGTTACGAGCGGCTTGCCACAGCGGCGAGGCTCACCTTCTGCGTCGACCATGTCGAGGGCGTCGCGCGGGTCGCCGAACTCGCCCGAACCACGGGGGTCGAGATCGGCTTCTACTGGGAGCTCGACACCGGGAGTTCTCGATCGGGCACGCACCCCGATCGCACCTGGGATGCTGTGCGTGCCGCCATCGAATCCCACCCGGCGGCGAGGTTCGCCGGCCTGATGAGCTTCGGCGGTCACCTGTACGCGGCCGAGTCGCCTGACGCCGCCGCGGCGGCGGCTCGCCGTGACGCGCGGACCATCGGTGCGGTGTTCGAGCTCGCGACCACCGACGGATTCACGCCCCCGGCGGTGAGCGTCGGTGCGACTCCCGCGGCGGACGCCCTGATCTCCGACCAGCGCGTGACGGAACTCCGGGCGGGAAACTACGTCTACAACGACGCCACGCAGGTGGCCCTCGGCTCGGTCTCGGAGTCGGAGTGCGCGCTGTTCGTCGTCGGAACGGTCACCGGGCGCCCTGCACCCGGCCGAGCGCTGATCGATGCCGGCTCGAAGGCGATCCCGAAAGAGATCATGTCGTCGCTCACGACGGGGTTCGGCATCGTCGTCGGGCATCCGGAGCTGGTGATCACCCGGCTCTATGAGGAGGTCGGGGTGATCGAGGGGCCCGCCTCGGCGATCGATGCACTCGGAGTCGGCGAGAGGGTGGCGGTGATTCCCAACCACAGTTGCTCGGCGAGCGTGCTCTATCCCGAATTCGTCCTCGTCGCGCAAGACGGGACGACGAGGGCGGTGGCGATCGATGCACGAGACCACTGA
- a CDS encoding lactonase family protein, producing MHETTEAASPTDSRSAAILVAGRGSEGGLYRVAGSEALRMDAVADLAALCEHPRLPVVFGLSAAGGGTLLVWGLEGDAARRLAAVAIGYEEACHLAISPDGTLLVVVAYGGADGGVLRLWALDPNGVPIGDGEVVKLQGASGVDAERQDAPHPHQAVFLGDTVLVPDLGADLVRLFDVENGSLVERPGVAVPAGTGPRHLVVLGEDRSGGGVLVAVSGELSSTVLVGRLGAGVTTWKTTPSSANSEAVSRGEAGGGNYPSDIAASPDRTHVYVANRGADTVAVFEIAGDAPVLRAELTTGAAWPQHLSVTSDRMLVAWWHSSLVSVTNLVAGVPEGATRSFAVPEPGWLLERSHRS from the coding sequence ATGCACGAGACCACTGAGGCAGCGTCGCCCACGGATTCCCGGAGCGCTGCGATCCTCGTCGCCGGCCGCGGCTCCGAAGGGGGGCTCTACCGCGTCGCGGGATCGGAGGCCCTTCGCATGGATGCAGTGGCCGACCTCGCCGCGCTGTGCGAGCATCCTCGTCTGCCCGTCGTCTTCGGGCTGTCGGCCGCCGGCGGCGGAACGCTCCTGGTCTGGGGCCTCGAGGGCGACGCTGCCAGGCGCCTGGCCGCTGTGGCGATCGGCTACGAGGAGGCCTGTCACCTCGCGATCTCGCCCGACGGGACCCTCCTCGTGGTCGTGGCGTACGGCGGTGCTGATGGAGGAGTTCTGCGACTGTGGGCCCTCGATCCGAACGGAGTGCCGATCGGCGATGGTGAAGTGGTCAAGCTCCAAGGCGCGAGCGGGGTCGACGCCGAACGGCAGGACGCCCCGCACCCTCACCAGGCGGTCTTCCTCGGTGACACGGTGCTCGTGCCCGACCTGGGCGCCGACCTCGTGCGCCTGTTCGACGTCGAGAACGGATCGCTCGTCGAACGCCCCGGGGTGGCGGTGCCGGCAGGAACGGGGCCGCGGCACCTCGTCGTGCTCGGCGAGGACCGCTCGGGCGGGGGCGTGCTCGTGGCCGTGAGCGGAGAACTGAGTTCGACGGTGCTGGTGGGGCGGTTGGGTGCCGGGGTCACGACGTGGAAGACGACCCCGAGTTCGGCGAATTCGGAGGCCGTTTCCCGAGGCGAGGCGGGCGGGGGCAATTACCCGAGCGATATCGCGGCCTCGCCCGACCGAACCCACGTCTATGTCGCCAACCGTGGAGCTGACACGGTGGCCGTGTTCGAGATCGCGGGTGATGCGCCGGTGCTTCGTGCCGAGCTCACGACAGGTGCGGCGTGGCCGCAGCACCTGTCGGTGACGAGCGACCGGATGCTCGTGGCCTGGTGGCACTCGTCGCTCGTGAGCGTCACGAACCTGGTCGCGGGCGTTCCCGAGGGTGCGACCCGATCGTTCGCGGTACCCGAGCCGGGCTGGTTGCTGGAGCGGTCCCATCGCTCGTGA
- a CDS encoding type II toxin-antitoxin system PemK/MazF family toxin, with product MVIARADIVWVDFGSPRGSESAKVRPAIVLQEEWLLATTINTVVVVPLTSNTTLEAFPGNVLLPAEASGLEKDSVAVVSQLGPVSREFIEPYPAGRVPLHLMARVMEGVRLTIGL from the coding sequence GTGGTGATCGCTCGCGCCGACATCGTCTGGGTCGACTTCGGGTCGCCCCGCGGGTCGGAGTCGGCGAAGGTGCGACCCGCGATCGTGCTGCAGGAGGAGTGGCTGCTCGCCACCACGATCAACACCGTCGTCGTGGTGCCGCTGACCTCGAACACCACGCTGGAGGCCTTTCCGGGCAACGTGCTGCTGCCCGCAGAGGCCTCGGGGCTCGAGAAGGACTCGGTAGCAGTCGTGTCGCAGCTCGGGCCCGTGAGCCGCGAGTTCATCGAGCCCTACCCCGCAGGGCGTGTGCCGCTCCACTTGATGGCCCGGGTGATGGAGGGGGTCAGGCTCACGATCGGGTTGTGA
- a CDS encoding CopG family ribbon-helix-helix protein — MKTAISLPDDDFERFDRVAARHGMNRSEFFRAAASRYADELDGDKELTRLADAVIARAGQPSADGEFERAAERRMLEHTEW; from the coding sequence ATGAAGACCGCCATCTCGCTCCCCGACGATGACTTCGAACGGTTCGACCGGGTCGCCGCGAGGCACGGGATGAACCGCTCGGAGTTCTTCCGCGCGGCCGCGAGCCGGTATGCCGACGAGCTCGACGGCGACAAGGAGCTCACCCGCCTCGCCGACGCGGTCATCGCCCGGGCCGGCCAGCCCTCGGCCGACGGCGAGTTCGAGCGCGCGGCAGAACGACGGATGCTGGAGCACACCGAGTGGTGA